AATATCAGCGACGGGCCGAGCTGCCAGGCGCGTGCAAGGGCAATGAAAACGTATTTCATTTGCCGCGCGGTCTCCGGTTGCCACGGCGCGGCGGGCGGCGCGGATCGGATTTGCCCGCGCGCGCGTTTTCGAGAACGATATCGAGTTCCTTCGCCATCTGCGCAAAGTCCCGCTCGACCCCGCCCGCGCGCCCGACCAGCACGTGATCGTGATCGGGCAGACCCTTTTCGGGCAGGGCGGCGCGCAGAAGCTCGCGAAACCGCCGTTTCATCCGGTTGCGCACGACCGCATTACCGATCTTCTTGGTGACCGTGATGCCGTAGCGGATACCCTGACCGCCATTGGGGCGCGTCAGAAGCACGAAGCCGGGCCGCGCATTGCGCAGCCCCTTGTTCGCCGCGAGGAAATCGGCGCGCTTGGTCAGGACCCGAACGGCCTCGGCAGTGCTTGTGGCTTGAGTCATTTGTTTGCGCCCTCAAACGCCGGGCGCGGCCCGTCCGGGCC
The Erythrobacter sp. THAF29 DNA segment above includes these coding regions:
- the rnpA gene encoding ribonuclease P protein component, which produces MTQATSTAEAVRVLTKRADFLAANKGLRNARPGFVLLTRPNGGQGIRYGITVTKKIGNAVVRNRMKRRFRELLRAALPEKGLPDHDHVLVGRAGGVERDFAQMAKELDIVLENARAGKSDPRRPPRRGNRRPRGK